A region of the Bremerella alba genome:
CCGCCAACGAAGCTGCTATTGATGAGTGCGGATTCAAGTTCATCGGGCACACCAACGCTGGCCAACCCTATAGCTTTCATACCGGCGTAGTCGGTATCGCTCAGTGCGACGGTTCGGCTCGTTTCATCAGCAACAATATTGAACTAACGACCTTCTTAAACTTGCTCCTCCGAGATGACGGTCAGGTTTTGGGCGAATTCTAATCGTCCCTCTCAGCAAGTAATAAATGTCGACAAGTGAAGCAGCCTTCAAGCCCGCATCCGCGCGGGCTTGAAGGCTGCGTGCCTGAACCCAAGTTATCATTCTTGTAATCTCCCTCCGCCGCACCCCTCTAACAAGCGGCCTTTTCATCCTGCGATGACTTCTAATCGGTGCCATGGCACTGGCTAACTACTTTGCTCTTACTTCGTCACCCTTTGCTGAGGGGACTTCGCCTAACAAGGCCCCATTTTCATGGACGACAAGTAGAATTCCGGCGACGAGTTTGGCTAAAATACGCTGGAAAGCCAGTGATGCCATATCGAAAGACTCTTTTCTCCCTTTTCGCGCCGTAAACGCATTTCGCAGTACCTACCGGCAGTTTTTCCCTTAAAAAACTCGCAGCGATGATTGCAATTCATACTTTTATCCGTTTCTCTAAATCGGGCTCAAAAAGTCCGTTAAATGCTTACGCAGGCTGGAAATAACATGTGGAGAGCCTCACAACATGCTGATGAGCGAAACCAGTCGAAATGCACGCTTTGTCCGCGAGTTCGCTTGCCATGAAGAGGCAATTCGGGCTTACGTGCGCCGATTGGTTCCTTCGCGTGCCGATTGCGATGACATCCTTCAGGAAGTGGCGATCGTACTGTGGGAGAAATTTGACGAGTTTCATGAAGAGGGTAACTTTCGGTCCTGGGCCTTTGGCTTCGCCCGATACAAAGTTCTCTCCTGGCTGCGTGACAACGGCCGACGACGCTTGGTGCTCGATAGTGATGTCGTCGCGATGATCGCGGATGAGTCGATTGAGGAAGACTCACATCTCGAAGCGCAACGACTCGCTTTACGGTCCTGTTTTGGAAAACTTCCCAGCGAACAACGCTCGCTGGTAGCAAATGCTTATAGTCCCGACGTGAAAATCCAAGAGATAGCGGCCACAAGCGGCCGCTCGACAGCCGGTTTTTACCAATGGCTCTACCGTATTCGGCAGATGCTGTTGGAATGCGTGCAACGTCAACTCGCCAGCGAGGCGAATCCATGAGTAATGACGACAGCTTTCAACACGACGTTCAGGACTATCTTGAAAATCGCGCGACCCCCGAGCAGGTATTCCAACTCAACGAGCGATTGCGAAACGATCCCGAGGCCCGCCGTTCTTTTCGAGAAATACTGAATCTCGATTCGGTTCTCATGGAAACCTCCGAAGAGATCACGGGGGAAGCCAATAAGGCTTACGCCGCTTACCAGTGGCCAGGTCCTGCCAATGCACCGCTTGCCCCACAACCGAAAGAAGCCAGCGTATCCGTGGTAGACTCCCAACGTAACCGCTCTTGGGTGAGCCTGGTTTTAGTGATCGCGGCAAGCTTGGTGGTAATCGTCGGAACACTTTCATGGTTTGCTGAAAACCGTGAGTATGCGATTGTAGAATACGCGGCCGGAGCGCAAGGGCTGTCGACCGGGATGACCTTAGGCGCGGAATCTCATTTCATCCAGGCCGGAACGGTTCAATTGGTCACCCCACGCGGCGCGAGGATCGTGATTGAAGCACCGGCTTTGTTCTACTTTGAATCAGCTCAGCGACTCCATTTGAAACATGGTCGCTTGGCTGCGGATGTGCCCCCCGAAGCTCATAGGTTTAC
Encoded here:
- a CDS encoding sigma-70 family RNA polymerase sigma factor — protein: MLMSETSRNARFVREFACHEEAIRAYVRRLVPSRADCDDILQEVAIVLWEKFDEFHEEGNFRSWAFGFARYKVLSWLRDNGRRRLVLDSDVVAMIADESIEEDSHLEAQRLALRSCFGKLPSEQRSLVANAYSPDVKIQEIAATSGRSTAGFYQWLYRIRQMLLECVQRQLASEANP